From Dendropsophus ebraccatus isolate aDenEbr1 chromosome 2, aDenEbr1.pat, whole genome shotgun sequence, a single genomic window includes:
- the GPT gene encoding alanine aminotransferase 1 isoform X1, whose product MSLLRLRACWGVRVRGSAVLTAPLLSSSRSHSGTQVAETERNRTLRMSENGTRRPILTLDSMNPAIKKVEYAVRGPIVTRALELEKELQQGVKKPFSEVIKANIGDAHAMGQKPITFLRQVSAICLYPELLNDNKFPEDVKQKAVRILQACGGSSIGSYSASQGIEIVRQDVAKYIEQRDGGIASNPDNIYLSTGASDSIVTMLKLLVAGQGSSRTGVLIPIPQYPLYSAALAELDAVQVNYYLDEENCWALNIKELRRALEEARKHCNPKVLCIINPGNPTGQVQSRKCIEDVIRFAAEENLFLMADEVYQDNIYAKGCAFHSFKKVLFEMGPKYSDVVELASFHSTSKGFMGECGFRGGYMEVINMDPAVKQQLMKLVSVRLCPPVTGQALLDVIMSPPQPGEPSYKQFMEEKQAVLGNLAEKARLTEEILNQAPGIQCNPVQGAMYSFPRIQIPERAVKLAQAEGQAPDMFFCMKLLEETGICVVPGSGFGQREGTHHFRMTILPPSDKLKSLLERLKDFHHKFLQEYS is encoded by the exons ATGAGCCTGCTGCGTCTTAGAGCGTGCTGGGGGGTCCGTGTCCGGGGGTCCGCAGTGCTGACTGcccctcttctctcttcctccaggTCTCATTCAGGAACCCAAGTGGCAGAAACGGAGCGGAACCGGACACTGAGGATGAGTGAGAACGGAACCCGGCGCCCCATCCTCACCCTGGACTCCATGAACCCCGCCATCAAGAAGGTGGAGTACGCAGTGCGGGGCCCCATCGTCACCCGGGCCCTGGAGCTGGAGAAGGAGCTGCAACAG GGGGTGAAGAAGCCATTTTCAGAAGTTATTAAAGCAAATATCGGAGACGCTCACGCCATGGGCCAGAAGCCGATCACTTTCCTCAGACAG GTCAGCGCCATCTGCCTGTACCCCGAGCTCCTGAATGACAATAAGTTCCCGGAGGATGTGAAGCAGAAGGCGGTGCGGATCCTCCAGGCCTGTGGGGGGAGCAGCATTG GCTCCTACAGCGCCAGCCAAGGAATCGAGATTGTCCGGCAGGATGTGGCCAAATACATCGAGCAGAGAGACGGCGGCATCGCCTCCAACCCCGACAACATTTATCTCTCCACCGGTGCCAGCGACTCCATAGTG ACTATGCTGAAGCTGCTGGTGGCGGGGCAGGGCAGCTCCCGGACAGGGGTCCTCATCCCCATCCCCCAGTACCCGCTGTACTCGGCAGCCCTGGCGGAGCTGGACGCGGTGCAAGTGAATTATTACCTGGATGAGGAGAACTGCTGGGCACTGAACATCAAGGAGCTGAGGAGGGCGCTAGAGGAGGCGCGGAAACACTGCAACCCCAAGGTCCTGTGCATCATCAACCCGGGCAACCCCACAG gtcaggtgcagagcaggAAATGTATTGAGGATGTTATTCGCTTTGCGGCTGAAGAGAATCTGTTTCTGATGGCTGATGAG GTCTATCAGGACAACATCTACGCCAAGGGCTGCGCCTTCCACTCCTTCAAGAAGGTTCTGTTTGAGATGGGCCCCAAGTACTCGGATGTGGTTGAGTTGGCGTCATTTCACTCCACATCCAAAGGATTCATGGGCGA GTGTGGGTTCCGTGGCGGCTACATGGAGGTGATCAACATGGACCCAGCGGTGAAGCAGCAGCTGATGAAGCTGGTGTCGGTGcgcctgtgccccccagtcacCGGCCAGGCCCTGCTGGACGTCATCATGAGCCCCCCTCAGCCAGGGGAGCCATCCTACAAGCAGTTCATGGAG GAGAAACAAGCTGTCCTTGGTAATCTGGCGGAGAAGGCGCGACTGACTGAGGAGATCCTGAACCAGGCGCCCGGGATCCAGTGTAATCCAGTCCAGGGAGCCATGTACTCCTTCCCGCGGATCCAGATCCCCGAGCGAGCGGTCAAGCTGGCCCAG GCTGAGGGCCAGGCCCCGGACATGTTCTTCTGTATGAAGTTACTGGAGGAGACTGGAATCTGTGTGGTACCAGGGAGCGGGTTTGGCCAACGAGAAGGAACCCATCACTTCAG GATGACCATCCTCCCGCCCAGCGACAAGCTGAAGAGTCTCCTGGAGCGGCTGAAGGATTTCCACCACAAGTTCCTCCAGGAATACTCGTAG
- the GPT gene encoding alanine aminotransferase 1 isoform X2 gives MADSAGWGSHSGTQVAETERNRTLRMSENGTRRPILTLDSMNPAIKKVEYAVRGPIVTRALELEKELQQGVKKPFSEVIKANIGDAHAMGQKPITFLRQVSAICLYPELLNDNKFPEDVKQKAVRILQACGGSSIGSYSASQGIEIVRQDVAKYIEQRDGGIASNPDNIYLSTGASDSIVTMLKLLVAGQGSSRTGVLIPIPQYPLYSAALAELDAVQVNYYLDEENCWALNIKELRRALEEARKHCNPKVLCIINPGNPTGQVQSRKCIEDVIRFAAEENLFLMADEVYQDNIYAKGCAFHSFKKVLFEMGPKYSDVVELASFHSTSKGFMGECGFRGGYMEVINMDPAVKQQLMKLVSVRLCPPVTGQALLDVIMSPPQPGEPSYKQFMEEKQAVLGNLAEKARLTEEILNQAPGIQCNPVQGAMYSFPRIQIPERAVKLAQAEGQAPDMFFCMKLLEETGICVVPGSGFGQREGTHHFRMTILPPSDKLKSLLERLKDFHHKFLQEYS, from the exons gTCTCATTCAGGAACCCAAGTGGCAGAAACGGAGCGGAACCGGACACTGAGGATGAGTGAGAACGGAACCCGGCGCCCCATCCTCACCCTGGACTCCATGAACCCCGCCATCAAGAAGGTGGAGTACGCAGTGCGGGGCCCCATCGTCACCCGGGCCCTGGAGCTGGAGAAGGAGCTGCAACAG GGGGTGAAGAAGCCATTTTCAGAAGTTATTAAAGCAAATATCGGAGACGCTCACGCCATGGGCCAGAAGCCGATCACTTTCCTCAGACAG GTCAGCGCCATCTGCCTGTACCCCGAGCTCCTGAATGACAATAAGTTCCCGGAGGATGTGAAGCAGAAGGCGGTGCGGATCCTCCAGGCCTGTGGGGGGAGCAGCATTG GCTCCTACAGCGCCAGCCAAGGAATCGAGATTGTCCGGCAGGATGTGGCCAAATACATCGAGCAGAGAGACGGCGGCATCGCCTCCAACCCCGACAACATTTATCTCTCCACCGGTGCCAGCGACTCCATAGTG ACTATGCTGAAGCTGCTGGTGGCGGGGCAGGGCAGCTCCCGGACAGGGGTCCTCATCCCCATCCCCCAGTACCCGCTGTACTCGGCAGCCCTGGCGGAGCTGGACGCGGTGCAAGTGAATTATTACCTGGATGAGGAGAACTGCTGGGCACTGAACATCAAGGAGCTGAGGAGGGCGCTAGAGGAGGCGCGGAAACACTGCAACCCCAAGGTCCTGTGCATCATCAACCCGGGCAACCCCACAG gtcaggtgcagagcaggAAATGTATTGAGGATGTTATTCGCTTTGCGGCTGAAGAGAATCTGTTTCTGATGGCTGATGAG GTCTATCAGGACAACATCTACGCCAAGGGCTGCGCCTTCCACTCCTTCAAGAAGGTTCTGTTTGAGATGGGCCCCAAGTACTCGGATGTGGTTGAGTTGGCGTCATTTCACTCCACATCCAAAGGATTCATGGGCGA GTGTGGGTTCCGTGGCGGCTACATGGAGGTGATCAACATGGACCCAGCGGTGAAGCAGCAGCTGATGAAGCTGGTGTCGGTGcgcctgtgccccccagtcacCGGCCAGGCCCTGCTGGACGTCATCATGAGCCCCCCTCAGCCAGGGGAGCCATCCTACAAGCAGTTCATGGAG GAGAAACAAGCTGTCCTTGGTAATCTGGCGGAGAAGGCGCGACTGACTGAGGAGATCCTGAACCAGGCGCCCGGGATCCAGTGTAATCCAGTCCAGGGAGCCATGTACTCCTTCCCGCGGATCCAGATCCCCGAGCGAGCGGTCAAGCTGGCCCAG GCTGAGGGCCAGGCCCCGGACATGTTCTTCTGTATGAAGTTACTGGAGGAGACTGGAATCTGTGTGGTACCAGGGAGCGGGTTTGGCCAACGAGAAGGAACCCATCACTTCAG GATGACCATCCTCCCGCCCAGCGACAAGCTGAAGAGTCTCCTGGAGCGGCTGAAGGATTTCCACCACAAGTTCCTCCAGGAATACTCGTAG
- the GPT gene encoding alanine aminotransferase 1 isoform X4, translating to MKRSHSGTQVAETERNRTLRMSENGTRRPILTLDSMNPAIKKVEYAVRGPIVTRALELEKELQQGVKKPFSEVIKANIGDAHAMGQKPITFLRQVSAICLYPELLNDNKFPEDVKQKAVRILQACGGSSIGSYSASQGIEIVRQDVAKYIEQRDGGIASNPDNIYLSTGASDSIVTMLKLLVAGQGSSRTGVLIPIPQYPLYSAALAELDAVQVNYYLDEENCWALNIKELRRALEEARKHCNPKVLCIINPGNPTGQVQSRKCIEDVIRFAAEENLFLMADEVYQDNIYAKGCAFHSFKKVLFEMGPKYSDVVELASFHSTSKGFMGECGFRGGYMEVINMDPAVKQQLMKLVSVRLCPPVTGQALLDVIMSPPQPGEPSYKQFMEEKQAVLGNLAEKARLTEEILNQAPGIQCNPVQGAMYSFPRIQIPERAVKLAQAEGQAPDMFFCMKLLEETGICVVPGSGFGQREGTHHFRMTILPPSDKLKSLLERLKDFHHKFLQEYS from the exons gTCTCATTCAGGAACCCAAGTGGCAGAAACGGAGCGGAACCGGACACTGAGGATGAGTGAGAACGGAACCCGGCGCCCCATCCTCACCCTGGACTCCATGAACCCCGCCATCAAGAAGGTGGAGTACGCAGTGCGGGGCCCCATCGTCACCCGGGCCCTGGAGCTGGAGAAGGAGCTGCAACAG GGGGTGAAGAAGCCATTTTCAGAAGTTATTAAAGCAAATATCGGAGACGCTCACGCCATGGGCCAGAAGCCGATCACTTTCCTCAGACAG GTCAGCGCCATCTGCCTGTACCCCGAGCTCCTGAATGACAATAAGTTCCCGGAGGATGTGAAGCAGAAGGCGGTGCGGATCCTCCAGGCCTGTGGGGGGAGCAGCATTG GCTCCTACAGCGCCAGCCAAGGAATCGAGATTGTCCGGCAGGATGTGGCCAAATACATCGAGCAGAGAGACGGCGGCATCGCCTCCAACCCCGACAACATTTATCTCTCCACCGGTGCCAGCGACTCCATAGTG ACTATGCTGAAGCTGCTGGTGGCGGGGCAGGGCAGCTCCCGGACAGGGGTCCTCATCCCCATCCCCCAGTACCCGCTGTACTCGGCAGCCCTGGCGGAGCTGGACGCGGTGCAAGTGAATTATTACCTGGATGAGGAGAACTGCTGGGCACTGAACATCAAGGAGCTGAGGAGGGCGCTAGAGGAGGCGCGGAAACACTGCAACCCCAAGGTCCTGTGCATCATCAACCCGGGCAACCCCACAG gtcaggtgcagagcaggAAATGTATTGAGGATGTTATTCGCTTTGCGGCTGAAGAGAATCTGTTTCTGATGGCTGATGAG GTCTATCAGGACAACATCTACGCCAAGGGCTGCGCCTTCCACTCCTTCAAGAAGGTTCTGTTTGAGATGGGCCCCAAGTACTCGGATGTGGTTGAGTTGGCGTCATTTCACTCCACATCCAAAGGATTCATGGGCGA GTGTGGGTTCCGTGGCGGCTACATGGAGGTGATCAACATGGACCCAGCGGTGAAGCAGCAGCTGATGAAGCTGGTGTCGGTGcgcctgtgccccccagtcacCGGCCAGGCCCTGCTGGACGTCATCATGAGCCCCCCTCAGCCAGGGGAGCCATCCTACAAGCAGTTCATGGAG GAGAAACAAGCTGTCCTTGGTAATCTGGCGGAGAAGGCGCGACTGACTGAGGAGATCCTGAACCAGGCGCCCGGGATCCAGTGTAATCCAGTCCAGGGAGCCATGTACTCCTTCCCGCGGATCCAGATCCCCGAGCGAGCGGTCAAGCTGGCCCAG GCTGAGGGCCAGGCCCCGGACATGTTCTTCTGTATGAAGTTACTGGAGGAGACTGGAATCTGTGTGGTACCAGGGAGCGGGTTTGGCCAACGAGAAGGAACCCATCACTTCAG GATGACCATCCTCCCGCCCAGCGACAAGCTGAAGAGTCTCCTGGAGCGGCTGAAGGATTTCCACCACAAGTTCCTCCAGGAATACTCGTAG
- the GPT gene encoding alanine aminotransferase 1 isoform X3, translating to MWSINRSHSGTQVAETERNRTLRMSENGTRRPILTLDSMNPAIKKVEYAVRGPIVTRALELEKELQQGVKKPFSEVIKANIGDAHAMGQKPITFLRQVSAICLYPELLNDNKFPEDVKQKAVRILQACGGSSIGSYSASQGIEIVRQDVAKYIEQRDGGIASNPDNIYLSTGASDSIVTMLKLLVAGQGSSRTGVLIPIPQYPLYSAALAELDAVQVNYYLDEENCWALNIKELRRALEEARKHCNPKVLCIINPGNPTGQVQSRKCIEDVIRFAAEENLFLMADEVYQDNIYAKGCAFHSFKKVLFEMGPKYSDVVELASFHSTSKGFMGECGFRGGYMEVINMDPAVKQQLMKLVSVRLCPPVTGQALLDVIMSPPQPGEPSYKQFMEEKQAVLGNLAEKARLTEEILNQAPGIQCNPVQGAMYSFPRIQIPERAVKLAQAEGQAPDMFFCMKLLEETGICVVPGSGFGQREGTHHFRMTILPPSDKLKSLLERLKDFHHKFLQEYS from the exons gTCTCATTCAGGAACCCAAGTGGCAGAAACGGAGCGGAACCGGACACTGAGGATGAGTGAGAACGGAACCCGGCGCCCCATCCTCACCCTGGACTCCATGAACCCCGCCATCAAGAAGGTGGAGTACGCAGTGCGGGGCCCCATCGTCACCCGGGCCCTGGAGCTGGAGAAGGAGCTGCAACAG GGGGTGAAGAAGCCATTTTCAGAAGTTATTAAAGCAAATATCGGAGACGCTCACGCCATGGGCCAGAAGCCGATCACTTTCCTCAGACAG GTCAGCGCCATCTGCCTGTACCCCGAGCTCCTGAATGACAATAAGTTCCCGGAGGATGTGAAGCAGAAGGCGGTGCGGATCCTCCAGGCCTGTGGGGGGAGCAGCATTG GCTCCTACAGCGCCAGCCAAGGAATCGAGATTGTCCGGCAGGATGTGGCCAAATACATCGAGCAGAGAGACGGCGGCATCGCCTCCAACCCCGACAACATTTATCTCTCCACCGGTGCCAGCGACTCCATAGTG ACTATGCTGAAGCTGCTGGTGGCGGGGCAGGGCAGCTCCCGGACAGGGGTCCTCATCCCCATCCCCCAGTACCCGCTGTACTCGGCAGCCCTGGCGGAGCTGGACGCGGTGCAAGTGAATTATTACCTGGATGAGGAGAACTGCTGGGCACTGAACATCAAGGAGCTGAGGAGGGCGCTAGAGGAGGCGCGGAAACACTGCAACCCCAAGGTCCTGTGCATCATCAACCCGGGCAACCCCACAG gtcaggtgcagagcaggAAATGTATTGAGGATGTTATTCGCTTTGCGGCTGAAGAGAATCTGTTTCTGATGGCTGATGAG GTCTATCAGGACAACATCTACGCCAAGGGCTGCGCCTTCCACTCCTTCAAGAAGGTTCTGTTTGAGATGGGCCCCAAGTACTCGGATGTGGTTGAGTTGGCGTCATTTCACTCCACATCCAAAGGATTCATGGGCGA GTGTGGGTTCCGTGGCGGCTACATGGAGGTGATCAACATGGACCCAGCGGTGAAGCAGCAGCTGATGAAGCTGGTGTCGGTGcgcctgtgccccccagtcacCGGCCAGGCCCTGCTGGACGTCATCATGAGCCCCCCTCAGCCAGGGGAGCCATCCTACAAGCAGTTCATGGAG GAGAAACAAGCTGTCCTTGGTAATCTGGCGGAGAAGGCGCGACTGACTGAGGAGATCCTGAACCAGGCGCCCGGGATCCAGTGTAATCCAGTCCAGGGAGCCATGTACTCCTTCCCGCGGATCCAGATCCCCGAGCGAGCGGTCAAGCTGGCCCAG GCTGAGGGCCAGGCCCCGGACATGTTCTTCTGTATGAAGTTACTGGAGGAGACTGGAATCTGTGTGGTACCAGGGAGCGGGTTTGGCCAACGAGAAGGAACCCATCACTTCAG GATGACCATCCTCCCGCCCAGCGACAAGCTGAAGAGTCTCCTGGAGCGGCTGAAGGATTTCCACCACAAGTTCCTCCAGGAATACTCGTAG
- the GPT gene encoding alanine aminotransferase 1 isoform X5 — MSENGTRRPILTLDSMNPAIKKVEYAVRGPIVTRALELEKELQQGVKKPFSEVIKANIGDAHAMGQKPITFLRQVSAICLYPELLNDNKFPEDVKQKAVRILQACGGSSIGSYSASQGIEIVRQDVAKYIEQRDGGIASNPDNIYLSTGASDSIVTMLKLLVAGQGSSRTGVLIPIPQYPLYSAALAELDAVQVNYYLDEENCWALNIKELRRALEEARKHCNPKVLCIINPGNPTGQVQSRKCIEDVIRFAAEENLFLMADEVYQDNIYAKGCAFHSFKKVLFEMGPKYSDVVELASFHSTSKGFMGECGFRGGYMEVINMDPAVKQQLMKLVSVRLCPPVTGQALLDVIMSPPQPGEPSYKQFMEEKQAVLGNLAEKARLTEEILNQAPGIQCNPVQGAMYSFPRIQIPERAVKLAQAEGQAPDMFFCMKLLEETGICVVPGSGFGQREGTHHFRMTILPPSDKLKSLLERLKDFHHKFLQEYS, encoded by the exons ATGAGTGAGAACGGAACCCGGCGCCCCATCCTCACCCTGGACTCCATGAACCCCGCCATCAAGAAGGTGGAGTACGCAGTGCGGGGCCCCATCGTCACCCGGGCCCTGGAGCTGGAGAAGGAGCTGCAACAG GGGGTGAAGAAGCCATTTTCAGAAGTTATTAAAGCAAATATCGGAGACGCTCACGCCATGGGCCAGAAGCCGATCACTTTCCTCAGACAG GTCAGCGCCATCTGCCTGTACCCCGAGCTCCTGAATGACAATAAGTTCCCGGAGGATGTGAAGCAGAAGGCGGTGCGGATCCTCCAGGCCTGTGGGGGGAGCAGCATTG GCTCCTACAGCGCCAGCCAAGGAATCGAGATTGTCCGGCAGGATGTGGCCAAATACATCGAGCAGAGAGACGGCGGCATCGCCTCCAACCCCGACAACATTTATCTCTCCACCGGTGCCAGCGACTCCATAGTG ACTATGCTGAAGCTGCTGGTGGCGGGGCAGGGCAGCTCCCGGACAGGGGTCCTCATCCCCATCCCCCAGTACCCGCTGTACTCGGCAGCCCTGGCGGAGCTGGACGCGGTGCAAGTGAATTATTACCTGGATGAGGAGAACTGCTGGGCACTGAACATCAAGGAGCTGAGGAGGGCGCTAGAGGAGGCGCGGAAACACTGCAACCCCAAGGTCCTGTGCATCATCAACCCGGGCAACCCCACAG gtcaggtgcagagcaggAAATGTATTGAGGATGTTATTCGCTTTGCGGCTGAAGAGAATCTGTTTCTGATGGCTGATGAG GTCTATCAGGACAACATCTACGCCAAGGGCTGCGCCTTCCACTCCTTCAAGAAGGTTCTGTTTGAGATGGGCCCCAAGTACTCGGATGTGGTTGAGTTGGCGTCATTTCACTCCACATCCAAAGGATTCATGGGCGA GTGTGGGTTCCGTGGCGGCTACATGGAGGTGATCAACATGGACCCAGCGGTGAAGCAGCAGCTGATGAAGCTGGTGTCGGTGcgcctgtgccccccagtcacCGGCCAGGCCCTGCTGGACGTCATCATGAGCCCCCCTCAGCCAGGGGAGCCATCCTACAAGCAGTTCATGGAG GAGAAACAAGCTGTCCTTGGTAATCTGGCGGAGAAGGCGCGACTGACTGAGGAGATCCTGAACCAGGCGCCCGGGATCCAGTGTAATCCAGTCCAGGGAGCCATGTACTCCTTCCCGCGGATCCAGATCCCCGAGCGAGCGGTCAAGCTGGCCCAG GCTGAGGGCCAGGCCCCGGACATGTTCTTCTGTATGAAGTTACTGGAGGAGACTGGAATCTGTGTGGTACCAGGGAGCGGGTTTGGCCAACGAGAAGGAACCCATCACTTCAG GATGACCATCCTCCCGCCCAGCGACAAGCTGAAGAGTCTCCTGGAGCGGCTGAAGGATTTCCACCACAAGTTCCTCCAGGAATACTCGTAG